The following proteins come from a genomic window of Actinopolyspora saharensis:
- a CDS encoding sensor histidine kinase: MRLLQKRRVWLRWWGGRFRSLLFDIAVAAFMAGPIQNTLAPATVPVVVLAVATILAFVVRRRFPWAPLIGSVALYVLGTESIAPLVALYTMARWRGPGTQSWIAVGVVAVAQYIGAYPIGNSYLLVIPLVVVGMTTLLGLWIFQRKQLVVTLRERAEQAERERDLLAERAVTAERRRIAREMHDVVAHRVSVISVQAGGLTMAAPDDRTGELAETIRSTSVTALNELRSMLRVLRDDTTDTTERSSAELATDPTVGSIAALVRENVEAGANIHLDMPEALPETSGEVGRAAYRVVQEALTNAAKHAPHAAVHVEITTADEQLVVTVFNRGRGSINTGTDTVPGSGYGLLGMRERVTLADGTLHTGPTEDGGYRVRAVFPLHTDEVAAT; the protein is encoded by the coding sequence GTGCGTTTGCTCCAGAAGCGGCGAGTGTGGTTGCGCTGGTGGGGCGGCAGGTTCCGCTCGCTGCTGTTCGACATCGCGGTGGCCGCCTTCATGGCCGGACCGATCCAGAACACCCTCGCGCCTGCCACCGTGCCGGTCGTGGTCCTCGCCGTGGCGACGATCCTGGCCTTCGTCGTGCGCCGCCGGTTCCCGTGGGCACCGCTGATCGGATCCGTCGCTCTGTACGTGCTCGGCACGGAGAGCATCGCCCCGCTGGTGGCGCTGTACACGATGGCCCGGTGGCGCGGTCCGGGCACGCAGTCCTGGATCGCCGTCGGGGTCGTCGCAGTCGCGCAGTACATCGGCGCCTACCCGATCGGGAATTCGTACCTGCTGGTGATACCGCTGGTGGTCGTGGGCATGACCACGCTGCTGGGGCTGTGGATCTTCCAGCGCAAACAGCTGGTGGTCACCCTGCGGGAACGCGCCGAGCAGGCCGAACGCGAACGGGACCTGCTCGCCGAACGGGCCGTGACCGCCGAGCGGCGGCGCATCGCCCGCGAGATGCACGACGTGGTCGCCCACCGAGTCAGCGTGATCTCGGTGCAGGCCGGCGGGCTCACCATGGCCGCGCCGGACGACCGCACCGGCGAGCTGGCCGAAACCATCCGCAGCACCAGCGTCACGGCGCTGAACGAGCTGCGCAGCATGCTGCGGGTGCTGCGCGACGACACCACCGATACCACGGAGCGGTCGAGCGCGGAACTGGCCACCGACCCCACCGTGGGCAGCATCGCCGCGCTGGTCCGCGAGAACGTGGAAGCAGGCGCCAACATCCACCTGGACATGCCCGAAGCTCTGCCGGAAACCTCCGGCGAGGTGGGCCGGGCCGCCTACCGCGTGGTGCAGGAAGCGCTGACCAACGCGGCCAAGCACGCCCCGCACGCCGCGGTGCACGTCGAGATCACCACCGCCGACGAGCAGCTCGTGGTGACCGTGTTCAACCGAGGCAGGGGCAGCATCAACACCGGCACCGACACCGTCCCCGGATCCGGCTACGGACTGCTCGGCATGCGCGAACGCGTCACCCTGGCCGACGGCACACTGCACACCGGCCCGACCGAGGACGGCGGGTACCGTGTGCGGGCGGTCTTCCCCCTTCACACGGACGAGGTGGCAGCGACTTGA
- a CDS encoding methyltransferase codes for MFEPVNDAARGRDLLDALPESLSAERIVALNQSRTDLHSRREYEWNGLRFEVPPGVFLPGHTSRMIYDRLFDGRIEVRGRRYVAMGVGLGVEAVAAGLAGAREIHAVDVHSDSVATAARHFERHVGSSARSPLVPVVADVFEGFPDGARADVITFNPPAVRQPVSDDPDVVRNVCEGTPLLERFFAQLAAREILTPGGEVFVVASTTADLRGIVGHALEHGFVPEIRDLHDWQDGVVTHLFRFVRQAAA; via the coding sequence ATGTTTGAACCCGTGAACGACGCAGCGCGGGGGCGGGATCTGCTCGACGCGCTTCCGGAATCGCTGTCCGCCGAGCGGATCGTCGCGCTGAACCAGTCCAGGACTGACCTGCACAGCCGTCGCGAGTACGAGTGGAACGGGCTGCGCTTCGAGGTGCCGCCGGGTGTTTTCCTGCCCGGACATACCAGCCGGATGATCTACGACCGGTTGTTCGACGGCAGGATCGAGGTGCGCGGCCGCCGCTATGTGGCGATGGGAGTCGGGCTCGGTGTCGAGGCCGTCGCGGCCGGATTGGCCGGTGCGCGGGAGATCCACGCCGTTGACGTGCACTCCGACAGCGTGGCCACTGCCGCTCGTCACTTCGAGCGGCACGTGGGTTCCTCGGCGCGGTCACCCCTGGTGCCCGTGGTGGCCGACGTCTTCGAGGGGTTTCCCGACGGGGCCCGAGCCGATGTCATCACGTTCAACCCGCCTGCGGTGCGCCAGCCCGTCAGCGACGATCCCGACGTCGTGCGCAACGTGTGCGAGGGGACTCCGCTGCTGGAGAGGTTCTTCGCCCAACTCGCCGCGCGCGAGATCCTGACGCCCGGCGGCGAGGTCTTCGTCGTCGCCTCCACCACGGCTGATCTGCGCGGCATCGTCGGGCACGCCCTCGAGCACGGATTCGTCCCGGAAATCCGCGATCTGCACGACTGGCAGGACGGGGTGGTGACCCACCTCTTCCGATTCGTGCGGCAAGCCGCCGCGTGA